From the Kitasatospora viridis genome, one window contains:
- a CDS encoding adenosine deaminase produces MEKQIPVPAGTTAPRTPTADQIRRAPKVVLHDHLDGGLRPETIVELAAACGYTNLPTTDPAKLGVWFREAADSGSLERYLETFAHTCAVMQTRDALIKVAADCAEDLAADGVVYAEVRYAPEQHLEGGLTLDQVVDAVQDGFRLGEANARAAGHRIRIGTLITAMRHAARSQEIAELANRHRDNGVVGFDIAGAEAGFPPTRHQAAFDYLKGENNHFTIHAGEAFGLPSIWEALQCCGADRLGHGVRITDDITVHEDGSVTLGRLAAYVRDKRIPLEMCPTSNLQTGAASSYAEHPIGLLARLKYRVTVNTDNRLMSGTSMSQEFAHLVEAFGYDLDDMQWFTVNALKSAFLPFDERLAMINEVVKPGYAELRSEWLFGTSS; encoded by the coding sequence ATGGAGAAGCAGATCCCTGTACCCGCGGGCACCACGGCCCCGCGCACCCCGACCGCCGACCAGATCCGCCGCGCCCCGAAGGTGGTGCTGCACGACCACCTGGACGGCGGCCTCCGCCCCGAGACGATCGTCGAGCTCGCCGCCGCCTGCGGCTACACCAACCTGCCTACCACCGACCCGGCCAAGCTCGGCGTCTGGTTCCGCGAGGCGGCCGACTCCGGCTCGCTGGAGCGGTACCTGGAGACCTTCGCCCACACCTGCGCCGTGATGCAGACCCGGGACGCGCTGATCAAGGTCGCGGCCGACTGCGCCGAGGACCTGGCCGCCGACGGCGTGGTTTACGCCGAGGTGCGCTACGCCCCCGAGCAGCACCTGGAGGGCGGCCTGACCCTGGACCAGGTCGTCGACGCGGTGCAGGACGGCTTCCGGCTCGGCGAGGCCAACGCCCGCGCGGCCGGCCACCGGATCCGGATCGGCACCCTGATCACCGCGATGCGGCACGCCGCCCGCTCGCAGGAGATCGCCGAGCTGGCCAACCGCCACCGGGACAACGGCGTGGTCGGCTTCGACATCGCCGGTGCCGAGGCCGGCTTCCCCCCCACCCGGCACCAGGCCGCCTTCGACTACCTCAAGGGCGAGAACAACCACTTCACCATCCACGCCGGCGAGGCCTTCGGTCTGCCGTCGATCTGGGAGGCGCTGCAGTGCTGCGGCGCCGACCGGCTCGGCCACGGCGTGCGGATCACCGACGACATCACGGTGCACGAGGACGGCTCGGTGACCCTGGGCCGGCTCGCCGCCTACGTCCGGGACAAGCGGATCCCGCTGGAGATGTGCCCCACCTCCAACCTGCAGACCGGCGCGGCCAGCTCCTACGCCGAGCACCCGATCGGCCTGCTGGCCCGGCTGAAGTACCGGGTCACGGTGAACACCGACAACCGCCTGATGAGCGGCACCAGCATGAGCCAGGAGTTCGCCCACCTGGTGGAGGCGTTCGGCTACGACCTGGACGACATGCAGTGGTTCACCGTGAACGCGCTCAAGTCGGCCTTCCTGCCGTTCGACGAGCGCCTCGCGATGATCAACGAGGTGGTCAAGCCGGGCTACGCCGAGCTGCGTTCCGAGTGGCTGTTCGGCACCTCGTCCTGA